A region of Emticicia oligotrophica DSM 17448 DNA encodes the following proteins:
- a CDS encoding YaiO family outer membrane beta-barrel protein, producing MSISPETKFLRAKIDTNLFKSKLSFSYDYWHFHKRYQETSNQQPWHIRTLTYSHTTNYGTFLIRWQNATRFGNTGNQIEIEAYPQIKKGLNGYINWGLSKQYPVFPNYRLGTSLYANLLKGYEIEAGFRLLRFQSKVWIYTAALGKYMGNYFFNLRTYLVPNSHSLSPSFRLTTNYYFAKSNDYFSCYVGKGFYTISDLYLFNSAHVDSSNAGILFSKNIHNIHILKTNFSIIKQAQYSGIQATLEVSYSVLF from the coding sequence TTGTCAATTTCACCAGAAACTAAGTTTTTAAGAGCTAAAATAGACACGAACTTATTCAAAAGTAAACTCTCTTTTAGTTATGATTATTGGCATTTTCATAAAAGATATCAAGAGACTTCGAATCAACAACCATGGCATATACGTACACTCACATACAGCCATACGACCAATTACGGCACCTTTCTAATTAGGTGGCAAAATGCAACACGATTTGGTAATACAGGCAATCAAATAGAAATCGAAGCCTATCCACAAATCAAAAAGGGACTAAATGGTTACATTAATTGGGGTTTGAGCAAACAATATCCAGTATTCCCTAATTATCGATTAGGAACTAGTCTATATGCCAATTTACTAAAAGGTTATGAAATAGAAGCCGGCTTTAGATTACTCAGATTTCAGAGTAAAGTTTGGATATACACTGCTGCCTTGGGTAAATATATGGGAAATTACTTTTTTAATCTAAGAACTTACCTTGTTCCAAATAGTCATTCTCTCTCACCAAGTTTTCGCTTAACCACAAATTATTATTTTGCCAAAAGCAATGATTATTTTTCATGCTATGTTGGTAAAGGTTTTTATACAATCAGCGACCTTTATCTGTTCAATTCAGCACATGTTGATTCATCAAATGCTGGGATTCTTTTTTCCAAAAACATCCATAATATACACATTCTCAAAACTAATTTTTCAATCATAAAACAAGCTCAATACAGTGGCATCCAAGCTACACTTGAAGTTTCATATTCTGTGTTGTTTTAG
- a CDS encoding glycosyltransferase family 2 protein, whose translation METIIQWVYIVFTIIFIALSILYVAIATIATKMAKYYKAKNIYAAYEDILSSELAPSISIIAPAYNEGLTIVENVRSLLSLHYLKYEIIIINDGSKDDSLEKLIKAYELERIPYTPLLGKFQTQPIKNVYQSKSKIFSKLTVIDKENGGKSDALNAGINLAQYEIVCCIDVDCILEQDSLLKMSKLFMEETDRKVIAAGGVIRVANSCKFQFGKITEVNLPKGLLAKMQVLEYSRSFLLGRLAWSKLNGLLIISGAFGLFDKEILIKAGGYSTNTIGEDMELVIRMRRYMEETGSLYTVVYSPDLLCWTETPESIQLLGKQRKRWTRGMIQSLKAHKIMFLNPEYSFIGTISFTFWVIFEWAASIIEFFGILLFPFLLLFGVINWMYFLSLLACVCVYSWMFSLWALYIEEQIFHQYQLKDLVKLIGCALIEPFVYHPLITWFSIEGNYAQLMSQKNTWGDMQRKGFENKK comes from the coding sequence ATGGAAACAATAATTCAGTGGGTATATATAGTTTTTACCATCATCTTTATTGCCCTTTCGATACTCTATGTAGCAATCGCTACCATTGCTACAAAAATGGCTAAATATTATAAAGCTAAAAATATTTATGCAGCTTATGAAGATATTTTGAGTTCTGAATTAGCACCGAGTATATCTATTATTGCACCTGCTTACAACGAGGGTCTTACAATTGTAGAAAATGTCCGGTCGTTGTTGTCACTGCACTACCTAAAATATGAAATCATTATTATTAATGATGGAAGTAAAGATGACTCTCTTGAAAAACTAATTAAAGCCTATGAATTGGAACGTATTCCTTATACACCACTACTGGGTAAATTTCAAACCCAACCAATAAAAAATGTATATCAGTCAAAAAGCAAAATATTTAGTAAACTAACTGTTATTGACAAAGAAAATGGTGGAAAATCTGATGCTCTGAATGCAGGTATTAATTTGGCTCAGTACGAAATTGTTTGTTGTATCGATGTTGATTGTATTCTCGAACAAGATTCACTGCTCAAAATGAGTAAGTTATTTATGGAAGAAACCGATAGAAAAGTAATTGCTGCTGGTGGGGTAATAAGAGTTGCTAATTCATGTAAGTTTCAATTTGGAAAAATAACGGAAGTTAATCTACCCAAGGGTCTTTTGGCAAAGATGCAAGTATTAGAATATAGTCGCTCATTCTTGTTGGGCAGATTGGCGTGGTCTAAGCTTAATGGTTTATTGATTATTTCGGGAGCTTTTGGACTTTTTGATAAAGAGATACTTATAAAAGCTGGCGGTTACAGCACCAACACTATAGGTGAAGATATGGAACTTGTGATAAGAATGAGACGATATATGGAAGAAACTGGCAGTCTTTATACAGTCGTATATTCTCCAGATTTATTGTGTTGGACAGAAACGCCAGAATCAATTCAATTACTGGGAAAACAACGTAAACGTTGGACACGTGGTATGATACAGTCATTAAAAGCTCATAAAATCATGTTCCTCAATCCAGAATATAGTTTCATAGGTACAATCAGCTTTACGTTTTGGGTAATATTCGAATGGGCGGCTTCAATTATTGAATTTTTCGGAATATTATTATTCCCTTTCCTTTTGTTGTTTGGAGTTATTAATTGGATGTATTTTTTATCATTATTGGCTTGTGTATGTGTATATTCTTGGATGTTTTCACTGTGGGCACTTTACATTGAAGAGCAAATATTCCATCAATATCAATTAAAAGATTTAGTTAAACTCATTGGTTGTGCTCTCATTGAACCTTTTGTTTATCACCCATTGATTACTTGGTTTTCTATTGAAGGCAATTACGCACAGTTAATGAGTCAAAAAAATACTTGGGGCGATATGCAAAGAAAAGGTTTTGAAAATAAGAAATAA
- a CDS encoding response regulator: MKNENPQPTILIVESDIMIAQLLIASLKDKYEVHHISEGYDFCQQIKDHDYDLIICNMILSFYGGVELLNTLRHQLLKNTPFILLSFTENRLLSQIPQSDPKCDYLVRPFSIEALQVKTQKALLINQNLTFS; this comes from the coding sequence ATGAAAAACGAAAATCCACAACCCACTATATTAATCGTAGAAAGCGATATTATGATTGCTCAATTGTTGATAGCATCTTTAAAAGATAAGTATGAAGTACATCACATTTCGGAAGGTTACGATTTTTGCCAGCAAATCAAAGACCATGATTATGATTTAATTATTTGTAATATGATACTTTCATTCTACGGAGGAGTTGAACTTTTAAACACTTTACGACATCAACTCTTAAAAAATACTCCATTTATTTTATTATCATTTACAGAAAATAGACTACTGTCACAAATTCCGCAATCTGATCCTAAATGCGACTATTTAGTAAGACCATTTTCAATTGAAGCACTACAAGTAAAAACTCAAAAAGCCCTATTAATAAATCAAAACTTGACTTTTTCGTAG